One Elaeis guineensis isolate ETL-2024a chromosome 10, EG11, whole genome shotgun sequence genomic window carries:
- the LOC105052313 gene encoding uncharacterized protein, which produces MSNTMRSGRKNLRRATEEEGLSLQEGQSIMQVVSLRGSNVIEVMDAKGVKYLALFPAKFQRSFWIKKGNFVVVDESGREKALESGSKIVCMVSRVLFHDQVRKLEKSPEWPAIFRTIVADDSKSLVQRPTSGGEEGSNSDDEDGLPPLEANLNRNRPVELYSDSDSGSDSDHTP; this is translated from the exons ATGTCGAACACCATGAGATCGGGGAGAAAGAATCTGAGAAGAGCAACCGAAGAGGAAGGGCTCTCTCTGCAAGAAGGGCAGAGCATCATGCAGGTCGTGTCCCTTAGGGGTTCCAATGTCATCGAG GTTATGGATGCAAAAGGTGTTAAATATCTGGCTCTATTCCCAGCCAAATTCCAGAGGAGCTTTTGGATCAAAAAAG GAAATTTTGTTGTGGTAGATGAAAGTGGGAGGGAGAAGGCCCTTGAATCAGGTAGCAAGATAGTGTGTATGGTTTCACGAGTTCTTTTTCATGACCAAGTTCGCAAGCTTGAAAAATCTCCAGAATG GCCTGCTATCTTCAGAACTATAGTGGCGGATGATTCAAAATCCCTTGTGCAAAGACCAACATCGGGGGGTGAAGAGGGATCAAATTCTGACGATGAGGATGGCCTCCCACCACTGGAAGCAAATTTGAACAGGAATAGGCCGGTTGAGCTGTACTCAGATTCCGATAGCGGTTCAGATTCTGATCACACACCATAA
- the LOC105052314 gene encoding protein ENHANCED DISEASE RESISTANCE 4, which produces MQAVLLFKFLAYIWSLWTAMEGRSTKVRLVRCPKCLKLLVEYADIPVYQCGGCRTVLRAKNRIAAGENVNPGSLETNHSQSLSDNGFSDNGSTSSVKPMIACSSELEHQEKETMLSSAEHNHQEDGETSGENGMEENGSDTNQLAVRSDASQSQPDEGIHSKTEEAEESLKVMNKVEEPPDSISHSVASEEDTVERGSGDGPDISFWSLATRSSNAYDGSMSSSDDGYNNSTPERFLLRSRRTFRQPKVLDVADFKGKGGEEVSGSSQMTTDVEADLQARTRSSKLSNERHGSAMSRSFNTKRDEFSSKYGMYEPDRETSFDSEDFHSVQNWMEPENGPTRSLSRGSHFQHDSFRSKSSKYLRYDRMDSSRNLDELKNQLHELCDQRIERGNPCFRGTEGRQPFYHKSEHQPPQHFNSNLLHRPPNALYRPRQITSQHYQFSQMPFSGESCCSCLYSHQEDQRLQLQPNHCIDNVCRAHAYSLRSHSSIAGSSRMLDNEQEMLRYNEKRKPKKNHCRPISGGAPFIICYNCFKLLQLPADFLILRRRLHKLHCAACSKVLTLSFPAKACITPHPHTEETSSTDLVTGSVSHSNDCPLDDPVSFSEAYGLSFTKSFSTEADRMLQISRNSSAGKNVKQTSGSPLHRLMGYSSPGELLYQCWDFDEGYESIESVVPHSVRPPQESTPSMD; this is translated from the exons ATGCAGGCAGTTCTCCTGTTTAAATTTTTGGCTTATATTTGGAGCCTTTGGACAGCCATGGAGGGCAGATCCACTAAAGTCCGCCTTGTGAGATGCCCAAAATGCCTCAAACTTCTGGTGGAATATGCTGATATTCCAGTATACCAGTGTGGTGGATGTCGTACGGTCCTTCGAG CGAAAAATAGAATTGCTGCTGGAGAAAATGTTAACCCAGGAtcacttgaaaccaatcattctcAGAGTCTTTCAGACAATGGCTTCTCAGATAATGGATCAACCTCTTCTGTGAAACCAATGATTGCATGCTCTTCGGAGTTGGAGCATCAGGAAAAGGAAACCATGCTTTCGAGTGCGGAACACAATCATCAAGAGGATGGAGAAACCTCAGGTGAAAACGGAATGGAAGAAAATGGTTCTGATACTAATCAACTCGCTGTCAGAAGTGATGCATCCCAGAGCCAACCAGATGAAGGTATTCATTCTAAAACAGAGGAGGCCGAGGAATCTCTGAAGGTAATGAATAAAGTGGAAGAACCTCCTGACTCCATCAGCCACAGTGTTGCCTCTGAGGAGGATACGGTTGAAAGAGGATCTGGCGATGGGCCTGACATTAGTTTCTGGTCTCTAGCTACCAGAAGCTCTAATGCTTATGATGGCAGTATGTCTTCTTCTGATGATGGGTACAACAATAGCACCCCGGAGAGATTTCTGCTTCGATCTAGAAGAACTTTTAGACAACCCAAAGTTTTGGATGTGGCTGATTTTAAGGGAAAGGGAGGTGAGGAGGTTTCGGGGAGTAGCCAAATGACAACTGATGTTGAAGCAGACCTTCAAGCCAGGACCCGATCATCAAAATTGTCAAATGAGAGGCATGGCTCGGCTATGTCGAGGAGCTTTAATACGAAAAGAGATGAGTTCTCTTCCAAATATGGGATGTATGAACCAGACAGAGAGACCTCCTTTGACTCTGAAGATTTTCATTCAGTACAGAATTGGATGGAACCAGAAAATGGGCCTACAAGATCTCTATCAAGAGGATCACATTTCCAACATGATTCTTTCAGGAGCAAATCATCAAAGTACCTCAGATATGACAGAATGGATTCATCAAGGAATTTGGATGAATTAAAAAATCAACTTCATGAATTGTGCGATCAAAGAATAGAAAGGGGAAACCCTTGCTTCAGAGGAACTGAAGGCCGGCAGCCATTCTATCACAAGTCTGAACACCAACCACCTCAGCATTTTAATTCAAACTTGCTTCACCGTCCACCTAATGCACTTTATCGGCCAAGACAAATTACATCCCAACATTATCAGTTCTCGCAAATGCCATTCTCGGGAGAGTCCTGCTGTTCCTGTTTGTATAGCCATCAGGAAGACCAACGACTGCAGTTGCAGCCTAACCATTGTATTGATAATGTATGTAGAGCTCATGCCTACAGTCTGCGCTCCCATTCTTCGATAGCTGGAAGCTCACGTATGCTTGACAATGAGCAGGAGATGTTGCGTTACAATGAGAAAAGAAAGCCGAAAAAGAACCATTGCCGGCCTATCTCTGGGGGTGCACCTTTCATCATCTGCTACAATTGCTTCAAATTGCTTCAGCTGCCAGCTGATTTCCTCATATTGAGGAGGAGACTGCATAAGCTGCACTGTGCTGCCTGCTCCAAAGTGCTTACATTATCATTTCCTGCTAAAGCTTGCATTACTCCCCATCCACACACTGAGGAGACCAGTAGTACAGATTTGGTAACTGGATCAGTCTCTCATTCTAATGATTGCCCTCTAGATGATCCAGTTTCCTTCTCTGAAGCGTATGGGCTCTCCTTCACGAAGAGCTTTTCTACAGAGGCCGATCGCATGCTACAAATCTCGAGAAATTCTTCTGCAGGAAAAAATGTGAAGCAGACATCGGGCTCACCACTTCATCGGCTCATGGGGTACTCTTCACCTGGTGAGCTACTATATCAATGTTGGGATTTTGATGAAGGTTATGAAAGCATAGAATCTGTGGTACCTCATTCCGTCAGACCTCCTCAGGAAAGCACGCCATCGATGGATTGA